The Aggregatilinea lenta genome includes a region encoding these proteins:
- a CDS encoding tetratricopeptide repeat protein — MTAASPVQAAQFRLAQHYLGKLRTAAEAVRRGPANLSYGLRALDQEWPQIEHWHAYSVTYGTMLDDWARLCIDLSFAGADMLAIRHSPAERRDWWEAALDAARRLEDRDAERAILPNLAASFSALGDLERTEQYVRQLLELAHRAEDRRHISKAFYQLATILEDIGNHAEAIHYYERSLQLFEELGLDVDRGRALLGLGSVATITGDYPKAYSYFVAYLEIVEAGGNTADLCFALVAVSEVLRMLKRYDEMEAYLQRSVQICRALDYPLALGMSLIALGVCAVEQDNLDAAADYLAEGVQIVRHHGARRDLIYGLSSLGYLRFRQGKLAAAVEQLQQALVLAQETGLPYSVCYVQRNRAYTYLALRDLEHARRALFESLTIAHTLQMEPEKVKGLNCAAAYGHAVGCSEQAAVWVGFLMDHPDTDRFDLQPVCERLESTLGTARYRHFVEQGTALDLDAVMPDALALLRGNDDMP, encoded by the coding sequence GTGACCGCTGCCTCGCCGGTTCAAGCGGCGCAGTTTCGCCTCGCGCAGCACTATCTGGGCAAGCTCCGCACGGCAGCCGAGGCGGTTCGACGCGGACCCGCGAATCTGTCGTACGGCCTGCGCGCACTGGACCAGGAGTGGCCGCAGATCGAACACTGGCATGCGTATTCGGTCACATATGGCACAATGCTGGACGATTGGGCGCGCTTGTGTATCGACCTGTCCTTCGCCGGGGCCGATATGCTAGCGATTCGCCATTCCCCGGCGGAGCGCCGGGACTGGTGGGAGGCTGCCCTCGACGCGGCCCGGCGGCTTGAGGATCGTGATGCGGAGCGCGCCATCCTGCCGAATCTTGCCGCCTCGTTCTCCGCCCTGGGCGATCTCGAAAGAACGGAACAGTACGTGCGCCAACTCCTGGAGCTGGCGCATCGTGCCGAGGATCGGCGGCACATCAGTAAGGCATTTTACCAATTGGCGACCATTCTCGAAGACATCGGCAACCATGCCGAAGCCATCCACTACTACGAACGCAGCTTGCAGCTCTTCGAGGAACTTGGCCTGGACGTGGATCGAGGCCGGGCGTTGCTGGGGCTTGGGTCGGTTGCCACCATCACCGGTGATTACCCGAAGGCCTACAGCTATTTTGTGGCCTATCTTGAGATCGTCGAAGCGGGCGGTAACACAGCGGACCTGTGCTTCGCGCTGGTCGCGGTCAGCGAAGTACTGCGCATGCTGAAGCGCTACGACGAGATGGAGGCGTACCTGCAAAGGAGCGTGCAGATCTGCCGCGCTCTGGACTACCCGTTGGCGCTGGGCATGAGTCTGATCGCGCTGGGAGTGTGCGCCGTCGAACAGGACAACCTGGATGCGGCTGCAGATTATCTGGCAGAAGGCGTGCAGATCGTTCGTCATCACGGTGCGCGCCGCGATTTGATCTACGGGCTGTCGAGCCTGGGCTACCTGCGCTTCCGCCAGGGAAAGCTCGCCGCCGCCGTCGAGCAGTTGCAGCAGGCACTGGTGCTCGCTCAAGAGACTGGTTTGCCCTATTCCGTGTGTTACGTGCAACGCAACCGGGCCTACACCTATCTCGCTCTGCGCGATCTTGAACATGCGCGGCGCGCCCTGTTCGAGTCCCTGACTATCGCACATACGCTTCAGATGGAGCCGGAAAAAGTCAAGGGGCTGAACTGCGCCGCCGCGTACGGGCATGCCGTTGGCTGCAGCGAGCAGGCGGCGGTGTGGGTTGGCTTTTTGATGGATCATCCGGACACGGATCGCTTCGATTTGCAGCCCGTATGCGAGCGGTTGGAATCCACGTTGGGGACTGCACGATACCGCCACTTCGTCGAGCAGGGCACAGCGCTGGATCTCGATGCCGTCATGCCCGACGCCCTGGCGCTGTTGCGTGGGAACGACGATATGCCGTGA
- a CDS encoding PD40 domain-containing protein, with product MHRFLILLTLLALLLIAPTPAPAQRSDQLGEFLFTTDSIVFAINPDGTNRRELFSSSGYGYDGDAAWSPDGLLVAFNSYSYEQAGDVILIGDPRDQSVRRVTALAAFQLDTVPSWAPDGSRLVFVATPLGASESSRSIYVMNRDGSDQRILQDQTREGFVLDTPVWSPDGTQILFVETQDDPPYGGGQPTRVMIMDADGSNARRLFEIESYISRIAWSPDGSRLAFLADFASFQGMDGVPGLYISNLDGSDLRSLPAGDPSSPPVWSPDGNFVAYTGYRSADQRGIFIISVDGSDERLVPDTFGTNQIDWTAGSVETQLTGISVTDRDLSTIIDSDEYVLDNCGSPARRTDSWRIEHHLTRRVSFVTSTSGGTETATCNGTNHTATWDVGGGIGPIKEIINISGGYSDSTEETSETCTAVINELTTAYQLDEERTVIESREFSVELPPNEIVKYEIAVYEVAIRGYVTMARTNGFYADEVQIPFILHDRIRIDARPVPAICAD from the coding sequence ATGCACCGGTTTCTCATCCTGCTCACGCTCCTGGCTCTTCTGCTGATCGCGCCTACACCCGCACCCGCCCAACGCAGCGATCAACTCGGCGAATTTCTGTTCACAACGGACAGCATTGTGTTCGCTATCAATCCTGACGGGACCAACCGCCGCGAGCTGTTCTCCTCGTCCGGCTACGGCTACGATGGTGACGCGGCGTGGTCGCCGGATGGGTTGTTGGTGGCGTTCAATTCGTATAGCTACGAACAGGCTGGCGATGTGATACTCATCGGTGACCCGCGCGATCAATCTGTGCGACGTGTAACCGCGCTCGCCGCATTCCAACTCGATACCGTGCCTTCCTGGGCCCCGGATGGATCGCGTCTCGTGTTCGTGGCGACACCCCTCGGTGCCAGCGAGTCGTCGCGCTCGATCTACGTCATGAACCGTGATGGCAGCGATCAGCGCATCCTACAAGACCAGACGCGCGAAGGATTCGTCCTGGATACGCCGGTCTGGTCGCCGGATGGCACCCAGATTCTCTTCGTGGAGACCCAAGACGATCCCCCCTACGGAGGTGGCCAACCCACGCGCGTCATGATCATGGACGCAGATGGCTCCAACGCGCGGCGGTTATTCGAGATCGAGTCCTACATCAGTCGTATCGCGTGGTCGCCAGATGGATCGCGGCTGGCGTTTCTGGCGGATTTTGCGAGCTTCCAGGGAATGGATGGTGTGCCCGGTTTGTATATCTCCAACCTGGATGGCAGCGACCTGCGTTCGCTTCCTGCTGGGGATCCGAGTTCGCCGCCGGTCTGGTCGCCAGATGGCAATTTCGTCGCCTATACCGGCTATCGCAGCGCAGATCAGCGCGGCATCTTCATCATTTCGGTGGATGGTTCCGATGAGCGCCTCGTGCCTGACACGTTTGGCACGAACCAGATCGATTGGACCGCTGGATCGGTTGAGACGCAGCTTACTGGCATCTCTGTCACCGACCGCGATCTGTCCACGATCATCGACTCGGACGAATATGTGCTGGACAACTGCGGCAGCCCGGCGCGGCGCACCGACTCGTGGCGCATCGAACACCACCTGACGCGCCGCGTCTCGTTCGTCACCAGCACAAGCGGTGGCACGGAAACCGCCACTTGTAACGGTACGAACCACACCGCGACATGGGACGTCGGGGGCGGCATTGGCCCGATCAAGGAGATCATCAACATTTCAGGCGGCTACTCCGATTCCACTGAGGAAACGTCGGAAACGTGCACAGCCGTCATCAACGAACTGACAACCGCCTACCAGCTCGACGAGGAACGCACCGTGATCGAAAGCCGCGAGTTCTCTGTCGAACTGCCGCCCAACGAGATCGTGAAGTATGAAATCGCGGTGTATGAAGTCGCGATTCGCGGCTATGTCACGATGGCGCGCACGAATGGATTTTATGCGGACGAGGTGCAGATTCCGTTTATCCTGCACGACCGGATTCGCATCGACGCGCGTCCAGTTCCGGCAATATGCGCAGACTAG
- a CDS encoding fumarylacetoacetate hydrolase family protein, whose protein sequence is MHLADTVYDISQQVPTISAWLQSSVGDPQTALDALASIAESAPSRYPAAMFDNTPSPDVPHWLAPVDIQDVWAAGVTYARSREARQEEADDGGDVYLRVYGAARPELFFKARGEWVVGQYGEVGIRSDATWNVPEPELALVMNPALEIVGMTAGNDMSSRDIEGENPLYLPQAKIYRAACALGHGIRLQTAADFPHVPIRLEIQRGDDVVFSGETNTRNIRRRARELLAYLGHSLTFPQGVVLLTGTGIVPPNDFTLHAGDTVRVAIEGVDTLINTVRVV, encoded by the coding sequence GTGCATCTCGCTGACACCGTATACGATATAAGCCAGCAGGTCCCAACCATCAGCGCGTGGCTGCAATCGTCGGTAGGCGATCCACAGACCGCTTTGGACGCGCTGGCGAGCATCGCCGAGTCAGCGCCGAGCAGATACCCCGCCGCGATGTTCGACAACACGCCATCACCTGACGTCCCCCACTGGCTGGCACCGGTGGATATCCAGGACGTGTGGGCTGCTGGCGTCACCTACGCCCGCAGCCGCGAGGCCCGTCAGGAAGAAGCAGACGACGGCGGTGACGTCTACCTGCGCGTGTACGGCGCGGCGCGCCCGGAGTTGTTCTTCAAGGCCAGAGGCGAATGGGTCGTGGGCCAGTACGGCGAGGTCGGTATCCGGTCCGATGCGACGTGGAACGTGCCGGAACCGGAACTGGCCCTGGTGATGAATCCGGCCCTGGAGATCGTGGGGATGACCGCTGGCAACGACATGAGCAGCCGCGACATAGAAGGTGAAAATCCGCTCTATTTGCCGCAGGCCAAAATCTACAGGGCCGCGTGTGCCCTGGGGCACGGCATCCGGCTCCAGACCGCCGCGGATTTCCCGCACGTTCCGATCCGCCTGGAAATCCAGCGTGGCGATGACGTGGTTTTTTCCGGCGAAACCAATACGCGAAACATCCGGCGGCGCGCGCGCGAGCTTCTCGCCTATCTCGGGCACAGTCTGACGTTTCCACAGGGAGTAGTCTTGCTGACCGGAACAGGCATCGTGCCGCCCAATGATTTCACGCTGCACGCCGGTGACACGGTGCGCGTCGCCATTGAGGGCGTGGATACACTGATCAACACAGTAAGAGTTGTGTGA
- a CDS encoding ATP-binding protein, whose translation MPRFIRSDESKVRQVLLNLLSNALKYTDEGGVTLHVDCDHVDRSSCKLSFQVIDTGQGIAPSEMLQLFEAFSQTESGRKSQTGTGLGLAISRQFAQLMGGDIKAQSEPGSGSVFSFDLIATVADKQDSLTMQSARRVTGISGEQIPYRILIAEDTWENRTLLHRLLEPFGFELRDAANGQEALDILGGWQPHLIFMDMRMPAMDGHEATRRIKATDQGKAIPIIALTASVFEHEHRSVLEDGCDDFIRKPFRESVIFDKLTKHLGVQFLYESVPPAPAAKGHDIALEALQNVSPEWVTRLCQAASMADSEGSLSLIDEIRQDNTALAASLCTLVNEFRFDKIMTLMSSRTNPQKSIL comes from the coding sequence GTGCCGCGCTTTATCCGCAGTGACGAAAGCAAGGTCCGCCAAGTGTTGTTGAACCTGTTGAGCAATGCCCTTAAGTACACCGATGAAGGGGGCGTGACACTGCATGTAGACTGTGATCACGTCGATCGGTCATCGTGCAAGTTGTCGTTCCAGGTGATCGATACTGGGCAGGGCATTGCACCGTCCGAGATGCTCCAATTGTTTGAGGCGTTTTCCCAGACGGAAAGTGGCCGAAAGTCGCAGACAGGGACGGGGTTAGGGTTGGCGATCAGCCGCCAGTTTGCGCAGTTGATGGGTGGCGACATAAAGGCACAAAGCGAACCGGGAAGCGGCTCCGTGTTCTCATTCGACTTAATCGCAACCGTGGCGGACAAACAAGACTCACTCACCATGCAATCAGCACGGCGTGTCACGGGGATCTCCGGCGAACAGATCCCTTACCGGATATTGATCGCAGAAGACACGTGGGAAAACCGCACGTTGCTGCATCGTTTGTTGGAACCCTTCGGCTTTGAGCTGCGCGACGCCGCCAACGGCCAGGAAGCGCTGGACATACTCGGCGGGTGGCAACCCCACCTGATTTTCATGGACATGCGCATGCCAGCGATGGATGGGCACGAGGCCACGCGCCGGATCAAAGCCACCGACCAGGGAAAGGCCATTCCGATCATTGCATTAACGGCCAGCGTGTTCGAACACGAACATCGGTCGGTCCTGGAAGACGGCTGCGATGATTTCATTCGCAAGCCGTTTCGCGAGTCTGTCATCTTTGACAAATTGACAAAACACCTGGGCGTGCAATTTCTCTATGAGTCCGTCCCACCGGCGCCAGCAGCCAAAGGCCATGACATTGCCCTGGAAGCACTGCAGAACGTTTCACCGGAGTGGGTCACACGGTTGTGTCAGGCGGCAAGCATGGCGGACTCAGAAGGCTCGCTGAGCCTCATCGATGAGATTCGCCAGGATAATACGGCGCTAGCCGCGAGCCTATGTACTCTGGTCAACGAGTTTCGCTTCGACAAGATAATGACGCTTATGTCCTCTAGAACTAACCCGCAAAAGTCCATACTCTAG
- a CDS encoding aldehyde dehydrogenase (NADP(+)) — protein sequence MISGQNLIAGQWSAQGNETFASVNPRTKAEGSIPHFNATDGEIDLAVRQAARAFKTMRLFTADARAAFLESAADEIEKLGAELIETSDAETGLGQSRLEGERGRTTSQLRLFANLLREGSFVEAIIDTAIPNRTPAPRPDIRRMLIPLGPVAVFGASNFPLAFSVGGGDTASAFAAGCPVIVKAHPGHPGTSELVARAILAAGEKQGFPPGFFSMLQGDTVRVGQTLIEHPQLEAVGFTGSLRGGRALFDTAARRPRPIPVFAEMGSINPIVISPQALAVRGDDIAAGLVNSVTLGGGQFCTKPGLVFVVDDAASQAFIARVAELMDQRQPGVLLNQAVLAHLSADVERTCATGHVSERTATDAVTREGYSFPNTVFQTTGEQFIRDESLQNEHFGPVAIFVTCPTPDVLFEAVESLHGNLTATVHSEAEETGFTGELFSRLREKAGRLIWNGFPTGVEVVYAMQHGGPYPATTAPQTTSVGMTAIKRFMRPVAFQDLPDSLLPDALQDANPLNIWRIVDNELTRDPLRRQ from the coding sequence ATGATCTCGGGACAAAATCTGATCGCGGGTCAGTGGTCCGCACAAGGAAACGAAACGTTCGCCAGCGTCAATCCCCGCACGAAAGCCGAGGGTAGCATTCCGCATTTCAACGCCACGGACGGCGAGATCGATCTGGCAGTGCGCCAGGCAGCCAGGGCCTTCAAAACGATGCGCCTGTTCACTGCCGATGCACGCGCCGCATTTCTCGAGTCCGCTGCCGATGAGATCGAAAAGCTAGGCGCGGAGCTAATCGAGACGTCTGACGCTGAGACTGGCCTGGGGCAGTCCCGGCTGGAAGGCGAGCGGGGCCGGACCACGTCACAACTGCGCCTCTTCGCTAACCTGCTGCGCGAAGGCTCTTTTGTCGAAGCCATCATCGATACGGCGATTCCAAACCGGACACCAGCGCCGCGCCCCGATATCCGGCGCATGTTGATCCCGTTGGGGCCGGTGGCGGTGTTTGGGGCGAGCAACTTCCCGCTGGCCTTCAGCGTTGGCGGCGGTGATACGGCCTCGGCGTTTGCCGCCGGATGCCCGGTCATCGTGAAGGCCCACCCGGGCCACCCTGGCACGTCCGAGCTTGTCGCGCGGGCTATTCTGGCGGCGGGAGAAAAGCAAGGATTTCCACCAGGATTCTTCTCGATGCTTCAGGGCGATACGGTGAGAGTCGGGCAGACCCTGATCGAGCATCCCCAGCTCGAAGCGGTGGGATTCACGGGGTCGCTGCGCGGTGGGCGTGCACTGTTCGACACCGCCGCCAGGCGTCCGCGCCCGATCCCGGTCTTCGCCGAGATGGGCAGCATCAACCCGATCGTGATTTCGCCCCAGGCGCTCGCGGTGCGCGGTGATGACATCGCCGCCGGACTGGTGAATTCGGTCACGCTGGGGGGCGGTCAGTTTTGCACCAAGCCGGGCCTGGTGTTCGTCGTGGATGACGCCGCAAGCCAGGCGTTCATCGCCCGCGTGGCCGAACTGATGGATCAGCGGCAGCCGGGCGTGCTGCTGAACCAGGCGGTCCTGGCCCATCTGTCGGCGGACGTCGAACGTACCTGTGCCACGGGGCATGTATCAGAGCGGACTGCAACCGATGCTGTCACCCGGGAGGGGTATAGTTTTCCCAACACTGTATTTCAGACCACCGGGGAGCAGTTTATCCGTGATGAGTCGCTGCAAAACGAGCATTTCGGCCCGGTGGCGATATTCGTGACGTGTCCCACGCCCGACGTGTTATTCGAGGCCGTGGAGTCGCTGCATGGCAACCTGACCGCGACCGTCCATTCTGAAGCGGAAGAAACAGGTTTTACCGGCGAATTGTTCTCACGGCTGCGCGAAAAGGCCGGGCGCCTGATCTGGAATGGCTTTCCAACCGGCGTCGAGGTGGTGTACGCGATGCAGCACGGTGGTCCGTATCCCGCTACGACCGCACCGCAGACGACATCGGTGGGGATGACAGCGATCAAACGCTTCATGCGCCCGGTTGCATTTCAAGACCTCCCTGATTCCCTCCTGCCGGATGCGCTCCAGGATGCCAACCCGCTCAACATCTGGCGCATCGTTGATAATGAGCTCACCCGCGACCCACTCCGCCGGCAATAA
- the cas4 gene encoding CRISPR-associated protein Cas4 codes for MSAGPVLVALVALLLLLVAYQRRLERRRAQQGIPSGELVYQDTVARLEKTLYSQRYHLTGRPDHVFWNGDAYIPVEVKTGRTPSTPYWSQVMQLIAYCVLVEENTGIRPPYGIILFEASGRSFEVDFTPDYEQLLANVLDDMRRLRRKVEVHRSHANPRVCAACGYYDRCEERLG; via the coding sequence GTGAGCGCCGGACCGGTTCTAGTCGCCCTGGTCGCTTTGCTGCTCCTGCTGGTGGCATACCAACGGCGACTTGAGCGACGCCGGGCGCAGCAGGGAATCCCCTCCGGTGAGCTGGTATATCAGGACACGGTAGCGCGGCTGGAGAAGACGCTCTACTCACAGCGCTATCACCTCACAGGCCGCCCCGACCATGTCTTCTGGAATGGGGACGCGTATATTCCAGTTGAGGTCAAAACGGGCCGCACGCCGAGCACGCCGTACTGGAGTCAGGTGATGCAGCTCATTGCCTACTGCGTGCTCGTCGAGGAGAACACGGGCATCCGGCCCCCGTATGGCATCATCCTGTTTGAGGCGTCCGGCAGGTCGTTTGAGGTGGACTTCACGCCCGATTACGAACAACTTCTGGCGAACGTGCTCGACGATATGCGGCGGCTGAGACGCAAGGTGGAGGTGCATCGGAGCCACGCCAATCCGCGCGTCTGCGCTGCCTGCGGGTACTATGATCGGTGCGAGGAACGTTTAGGCTGA
- a CDS encoding YjhG/YagF family D-xylonate dehydratase codes for MTTRDDILGNETPVQGTRLFGEGPQGRLPLTADALREEPSGNLFGMTQNVAMGWHPEEVGRDHYCIVSTHGGLRAEDGSPLALGYHTGHWEISLLVERAAATLRDHSSIPFAVYCSDPCDGRSQGTEGMFDSLPYRNDAAITMRRLIRSLPTGQGVIGIGTCDKGLPAIMMALAGTADLPGIVVPGGVTLPDPEAEDTAIIQTIGARFAHGLITLDYAAEMGCRACASSGGGCQFLGTAATSQVIAEALGMALPHSALAPSGEPVWLDVAHRSALALLHLKAGGIRLHDILTQHALENAMLVHAAVGGSTNLLLHLPAIAHAAGLSLPTVADWQAANRSVPRLVDVLPNGPRNHPTVQVFFAGAVPEVMLHLRDMGLLHLDVLTVSGQTLSDNLDWWAQSQRRLLCRERLANEARVDPDHVIMSADQARTNGLSSTMIFPTGNIAPQGSVVKATAINPDVIGLDNVYRKRGTVRIFTSEKDAVNAVKGMTGAPVEPGHIIVLIGIGPLGTGMEETYQLTSALKYIPWGKHVPVITDGRFSGVSTGACIGHVGPEALAGGPIGKLRDGDEIDIVIDRNTLEGRVSLVAADGRELAPPEAALLLSQRTPHPNLHAHAKLPDDSRLWAALQQVGGGVWNGCIYDVDRIVAVIEAGLAV; via the coding sequence ATGACCACCAGAGACGACATTCTTGGCAATGAGACCCCTGTGCAGGGGACGCGATTGTTCGGCGAGGGTCCGCAAGGACGCCTGCCCCTGACTGCCGACGCACTGCGCGAGGAACCGAGCGGCAACCTGTTTGGCATGACGCAGAATGTGGCGATGGGCTGGCATCCGGAGGAGGTTGGCCGCGATCACTACTGCATCGTCAGCACGCACGGCGGCTTACGCGCCGAAGATGGTTCGCCGCTGGCGTTGGGCTACCATACCGGGCACTGGGAAATTTCCCTGCTCGTCGAGCGTGCCGCCGCAACACTGCGCGACCATAGCAGTATTCCCTTCGCCGTCTACTGCTCGGATCCGTGCGACGGGCGCAGCCAGGGCACGGAGGGAATGTTCGACAGCCTGCCCTACCGCAACGACGCGGCCATAACGATGCGCCGGCTTATCCGGTCGCTGCCGACGGGCCAGGGCGTCATAGGCATTGGCACCTGCGACAAAGGCCTACCCGCGATCATGATGGCGCTCGCGGGCACGGCTGATCTGCCGGGGATCGTGGTCCCTGGCGGCGTGACGCTGCCTGACCCTGAGGCCGAGGATACCGCCATCATCCAGACGATCGGCGCGCGGTTTGCACATGGACTGATCACGCTGGACTACGCCGCCGAAATGGGATGCCGGGCCTGCGCCTCTTCGGGCGGCGGCTGCCAGTTCCTGGGCACCGCGGCCACGTCTCAGGTGATCGCCGAGGCGTTGGGGATGGCACTGCCACACAGCGCGCTGGCCCCATCAGGCGAACCGGTCTGGCTGGATGTGGCGCATCGTTCCGCGCTGGCGCTGCTCCACCTGAAGGCTGGCGGCATCCGCCTGCACGATATCCTGACGCAGCATGCGCTGGAAAATGCCATGCTCGTTCACGCGGCAGTCGGTGGCAGCACGAATTTACTGCTGCATCTGCCCGCCATCGCGCACGCGGCTGGCCTGAGTCTGCCCACCGTCGCGGACTGGCAGGCCGCCAACCGCAGCGTGCCGCGCCTGGTGGATGTCCTCCCGAACGGCCCTCGCAACCACCCAACCGTGCAGGTCTTCTTCGCGGGAGCCGTACCCGAAGTCATGCTTCACCTCCGCGACATGGGGCTGCTACATCTGGACGTCCTGACAGTTTCCGGGCAGACGCTCAGCGACAACCTGGACTGGTGGGCGCAGAGCCAGCGGCGGCTTCTTTGCCGTGAGCGGCTGGCAAACGAAGCACGGGTCGATCCCGATCACGTGATCATGAGCGCCGATCAGGCCCGCACCAACGGACTGAGCAGCACCATGATTTTCCCAACGGGCAACATTGCGCCCCAGGGATCCGTCGTCAAGGCAACCGCCATCAACCCCGATGTGATCGGCCTGGACAATGTCTATCGCAAACGCGGCACCGTGCGGATCTTCACCAGCGAAAAAGATGCCGTCAACGCCGTAAAAGGCATGACCGGCGCGCCGGTAGAACCCGGCCACATCATCGTCTTGATTGGCATTGGCCCCTTGGGAACCGGCATGGAAGAGACGTATCAGCTCACTTCCGCGCTCAAGTACATCCCCTGGGGAAAACACGTGCCGGTCATCACCGATGGACGCTTCAGCGGCGTCTCGACTGGGGCGTGCATCGGGCACGTTGGCCCCGAAGCGTTGGCCGGTGGTCCGATTGGCAAACTGCGCGACGGTGACGAGATAGATATTGTGATCGATCGCAATACCCTCGAAGGGCGCGTCTCCCTGGTTGCGGCGGATGGGCGTGAGCTTGCGCCGCCGGAAGCCGCCCTTCTGCTGAGCCAGCGAACCCCGCACCCGAACCTGCACGCGCATGCGAAGCTGCCTGACGATTCGCGTCTGTGGGCTGCCCTCCAGCAGGTGGGCGGCGGCGTCTGGAATGGCTGCATCTACGATGTGGATCGCATCGTGGCAGTCATCGAGGCGGGCCTGGCGGTGTAG
- a CDS encoding ABC transporter ATP-binding protein: MQHTAQAALVEDDRRFQALFVGALEVLKGIDFQVGAGEFVSIVGPSGSGKSTLINMITGIDRPTEGEVRVANERLTHMSENRIAKWRGRNVGVVFQFFQLLPTLTIVENVMMPMNYVGTYRGTRRQRAMELLERVDLPDVANKYPSQISGGQQQRAAIARALANEPQLIVGDEPTGNLDTVSAGLMFALFEELVAQGTTIVVVTHDRDLAGQVPHVVEVRDGCIVKNVDPRLVADN; this comes from the coding sequence TTGCAACACACGGCGCAGGCGGCGCTCGTTGAGGATGATCGCCGTTTCCAGGCGCTCTTCGTGGGGGCGTTGGAAGTGCTGAAGGGCATCGACTTCCAGGTCGGAGCGGGAGAGTTCGTCTCCATCGTCGGGCCATCCGGCAGTGGCAAGAGCACGCTCATTAACATGATCACGGGCATCGACCGCCCGACCGAAGGCGAAGTGCGCGTCGCCAACGAACGCCTGACTCACATGAGCGAAAACCGGATCGCCAAGTGGCGCGGTCGCAATGTCGGCGTAGTCTTCCAGTTCTTCCAACTGCTGCCGACCCTGACCATCGTGGAGAACGTCATGATGCCGATGAACTACGTGGGCACTTACAGGGGAACGCGCCGCCAGCGCGCGATGGAACTGCTCGAGCGGGTCGATCTACCGGACGTGGCAAACAAGTACCCCAGCCAGATTTCGGGCGGGCAGCAGCAACGCGCTGCCATCGCCCGCGCCCTGGCGAACGAGCCGCAGTTGATCGTCGGCGATGAGCCGACAGGCAATCTCGACACGGTCTCGGCGGGACTCATGTTTGCCCTGTTCGAGGAACTGGTCGCGCAAGGTACCACGATTGTCGTGGTGACGCATGACCGCGATCTGGCGGGCCAGGTTCCGCACGTCGTCGAAGTGCGTGACGGCTGCATCGTCAAGAACGTAGATCCGCGACTGGTCGCCGACAACTAA